From a region of the Besnoitia besnoiti strain Bb-Ger1 chromosome I, whole genome shotgun sequence genome:
- a CDS encoding ribosomal protein RPS8 (encoded by transcript BESB_007010) — MGISRDRRHKHRRTGGRFPIHQKKRKFELGRPPAMTKLGPKRVRPVRCRGGNMKYRALRLDTGNYSWASQKISKKTRLLGVVYNASNNELVRTNTLVKNCIVAIDATPFKAWFRSFYGLDLGKKKTGQEEETSGKVSKHTLALQKKHQQQGVPKLDPLLEEQFNTGRLLACISSRPGQSGRADGYILEGEELMFYKRKMDKKKHK; from the exons ATGGGTATTTCACGCGACAGGCGCCACAAGCACAGGCGCACTGGTGGGAGGTTTCCCATTCAccaaaagaagagaaagttTGAGCTCGGACGCCCGCCGGCCATGACCAAGTTGGGGCCGAAGCGTGTCCGCCCTGTCCGCTGCAGGGGTGGAAACATGAAATATCGTGCTCTTCGACTTGACACAGGCAACTACTCGTGGGCTTCGCAGA AGATCTCGAAGAAAACTCGTCTGTTGGGTGTCGTCTACAACGCCTCCAACAACGAACTCGTCCGCACAAACACCTTGGTCAAGAACTGCATCGTCGCCATCGACGCCACACCCTTCAAGGCCTG GTTCCGCTCGTTCTACGGCTTGGATTTGGGCAAGAAGAAGACCGGtcaagaagaggagacaagCGGCAAGGTGTCGAAGCACactctcgcgctgcagaagaagcacCAGCAGCAGGGTGTCCCCAAGCTGGACCCGCTTCTTGAGGAACAGTTCAACACCGGTCGCCTCCTTGCATGCATCAGCTCGCGTCCGGGCCAGTCCGGCCGCGCCGACGGCTACATCCTCGAG GGGGAGGAGTTGATGTTCTACAAGCGTAAGATGGACAAGAAGAAGCACAAGTAA
- a CDS encoding hypothetical protein (encoded by transcript BESB_007020) encodes MMNFIPKRCPSVSLLFGKRPIQRIEVGAARHQMEIPVNAINKIYDGVDPNLEYHNKDYNAMKWKDFMKLKLDAFYLVEASQSESAAKSALPDLNWFSDLADIYSGQQAMAQMDVALKAAEQPKFAYPIQGKSVN; translated from the exons ATGATGAACTTTATCCCGAAACGGTGCCCCTCCGTCAGTTTGCTATTCGGCAAGCGCCCGATTCAGCGCATCGaagtcggcgccgcccgccaccAGATGGAAATCCCAGTGAACGCCATTAACAAAATCTACGACGGCGTCGACCCCAACCTAGAGTACCACAACAAAGATTACAACGCCATGAAGTGGAAGGACTTCATGAAGCTCAA GCTGGACGCGTTCTACCTTGTCGAGGCGTCTCAGAGCGAGTCCGCAGCCAAGTCCGCGCTGCCGGATCTCAACTGGTTTTCTGACTTGGCGGACATCTACTCGGGTCAGCAAGCGATGGCGCAGATGGACGTCGCTCTCAAGGCTGCGGAGCAACCCAAGTTCGCGTACCCTATTCAGGGAAAAAGCGTCAACTAA